The following coding sequences lie in one SAR202 cluster bacterium genomic window:
- a CDS encoding 3-deoxy-7-phosphoheptulonate synthase, whose product MNKTKQDNPDLYDANVIQTQPLPTPTELIEEFPISNELSNFITTGRNEIHDVLTGKDDRFVIIAGPCSIHDTDAGLDYARKLKPLVEKYKDKLLVLMRVYFEKPRTTVGWKGLVYDPDLNGSFDMVTGLKKARKFLLDVANLGLWSGTEFLDPITPQYFGDLISWGAIGARTSESQTHRQLASGLSMPIGFKNGTGGSVQLAVDGIISSNSKHGFLGVDRSGKASIVTTRGNQDTHLILRGGSDKPNYDKQSVSDAVNKLKDSGANTSIIIDCSHANSFKDHTKQPGVFRNVVEQRISGNNHIIGLMLESNINPGNQKLDESNPSNLAYGVSITDACIGWEETEVLLEEAYKNIK is encoded by the coding sequence ATGAATAAGACAAAACAAGATAATCCAGATTTATATGATGCTAATGTCATACAAACACAACCCTTGCCAACACCTACAGAACTTATAGAAGAATTTCCTATATCTAATGAACTTAGTAATTTTATAACAACCGGGAGAAATGAAATACATGATGTGCTTACCGGAAAAGATGATAGGTTTGTTATTATAGCAGGTCCTTGCTCAATACATGATACCGATGCAGGTTTAGATTATGCCAGAAAACTAAAGCCATTAGTAGAAAAATATAAAGATAAACTTTTAGTATTAATGAGAGTGTATTTTGAAAAACCCAGAACAACTGTAGGTTGGAAGGGTCTAGTATATGACCCTGATTTGAACGGTTCTTTTGATATGGTCACGGGGTTAAAAAAAGCTAGAAAATTTCTTCTTGATGTTGCTAATCTTGGACTATGGTCTGGTACAGAATTTCTAGATCCTATAACACCTCAATATTTTGGTGATCTTATTTCCTGGGGTGCAATTGGCGCAAGAACTTCAGAAAGTCAAACCCATCGCCAACTTGCAAGTGGCCTTAGTATGCCAATAGGTTTCAAAAATGGAACTGGTGGAAGTGTTCAATTAGCTGTAGATGGAATAATTTCATCAAATTCAAAGCATGGATTTCTAGGTGTGGATCGGTCTGGTAAAGCTTCAATTGTCACTACAAGAGGTAATCAAGATACTCATCTTATACTTAGAGGTGGCAGCGACAAACCAAACTATGATAAACAATCAGTGTCTGATGCAGTAAATAAACTTAAAGATTCTGGAGCAAATACGAGCATTATTATCGACTGCTCACATGCTAATTCTTTTAAAGACCATACCAAACAACCTGGAGTATTCAGAAATGTCGTTGAACAACGAATTTCAGGGAACAATCATATTATTGGTCTTATGCTAGAAAGTAATATTAATCCAGGAAATCAAAAACTGGATGAATCTAATCCTTCAAATCTAGCTTATGGGGTTTCGATTACCGATGCATGTATTGGCTGGGAAGAAACTG